In Kushneria marisflavi, the following are encoded in one genomic region:
- a CDS encoding AsmA family protein: protein MSRAMRIISRILGGLLALLILLALVMTLMSWNWLRPTINDRVSDALGRPFAIQGDLGLAWHWDSWHLSPRLSADDIVLGDPGELNQARRVEAGTDEARMAHIGHLAVSLRPFALLQKRIALHDLVVRDASATLRRIDETHNNWQFTKASDSNKHTSDQKEGSGWQFAIDQLDVDRVQVALADQVLDVDATATLETLGEPVRWEEVVGSDQKTDSNDPASADNRSASKNSATTGERDFRFAWQLKGTWRGSALDGKGRLGGPTALREGGRFPLEVHLASGNSRLDVIGTLNDPMAPAGLDLQVGIAGDNLGDLYTLTGVVLPQTPPYATKGHLTADLNHPDGATYEYRDFDGTIGDSDIHGSLRYVNGDPRPTLTGELVSKQLRFADLAPLVGADNKDTGNSVNPDQPADKVLPVSKFNTDRWDTMDADVRFRAQNIVHGESLPLSDLSTHLVMDNGEILLDPLSFGVAGGHLNTTLRLSGQESPLRARIDMHARGLHLSEILPNDSDLTQGLGEINGDATLTGRGNSVAALLGSSDGELQLLIEQGRISRNLMELAGLNVGNYLIGELFGDEEVAIHCAAADLQFNDGMVRPRIFTIDTDNAIINVEGAVNLASEQMDLTIKPESKGFRIFTLRTPLYVSGTFKNPSPGVEAAPLIARGAAAVALGTLAAPVAALGALISPSAGEKSQCGALIQRMKTD from the coding sequence ATGTCGCGTGCCATGCGTATCATCAGTCGGATACTGGGGGGGCTTTTGGCCCTGCTGATACTGCTCGCCCTTGTCATGACCCTGATGAGCTGGAACTGGCTCAGACCCACGATCAATGACCGCGTCTCCGACGCCCTGGGGCGTCCCTTTGCCATTCAGGGCGATCTGGGGCTTGCCTGGCATTGGGACAGCTGGCATCTCTCGCCGCGCTTGAGCGCTGACGATATCGTGCTGGGCGATCCAGGCGAACTAAACCAGGCACGTCGCGTGGAGGCCGGCACCGATGAAGCGCGCATGGCCCATATCGGCCATCTGGCAGTGAGCTTGCGCCCGTTTGCCCTGCTGCAAAAGCGTATTGCGCTGCATGATCTGGTGGTACGCGATGCCAGCGCTACCCTGCGCCGAATCGATGAAACCCACAACAACTGGCAGTTCACCAAGGCTTCCGACAGCAACAAGCACACAAGCGATCAAAAGGAAGGCAGCGGCTGGCAGTTTGCCATCGACCAGCTCGATGTCGACCGGGTACAGGTCGCCCTTGCTGATCAGGTACTTGATGTGGACGCCACTGCCACGCTTGAGACGCTGGGCGAGCCGGTGCGCTGGGAAGAGGTGGTCGGCAGCGATCAAAAAACCGACAGCAACGATCCAGCATCCGCCGACAACCGTAGTGCGTCAAAGAACAGCGCGACAACAGGCGAGCGCGACTTCCGCTTTGCCTGGCAGCTCAAGGGCACCTGGCGAGGCAGTGCGCTGGACGGCAAGGGACGGCTAGGCGGGCCGACAGCGCTGCGTGAAGGTGGACGCTTCCCACTGGAGGTGCACTTGGCCTCAGGCAATTCCCGCCTTGATGTGATCGGCACGCTCAACGATCCAATGGCGCCTGCCGGGCTGGATCTGCAGGTCGGCATCGCCGGTGACAACCTGGGCGATCTCTACACCCTGACCGGTGTCGTGCTGCCCCAGACCCCGCCCTATGCCACCAAAGGCCATTTGACGGCCGATCTGAACCATCCCGACGGTGCCACCTATGAATACCGCGACTTTGACGGCACGATCGGTGACAGCGACATCCACGGCAGCCTGCGCTACGTCAATGGTGACCCGCGGCCGACGCTGACCGGTGAACTGGTATCGAAGCAGCTTCGTTTTGCCGACCTTGCTCCGCTGGTAGGGGCCGACAATAAGGATACCGGTAATTCTGTCAATCCCGACCAGCCCGCCGACAAGGTGCTGCCGGTATCAAAGTTCAACACTGATCGCTGGGACACCATGGACGCTGACGTGCGCTTTCGTGCACAAAATATCGTGCACGGTGAATCGCTGCCCCTGAGCGATCTGTCCACTCATCTGGTCATGGACAATGGCGAGATCCTGCTGGACCCGCTGAGCTTCGGCGTGGCCGGCGGCCATCTCAATACCACCCTGCGTCTGAGCGGTCAGGAATCGCCCCTGCGCGCGCGCATCGACATGCACGCACGCGGGCTCCATCTAAGCGAGATTCTGCCCAACGACAGTGATCTGACCCAGGGGCTGGGCGAGATCAACGGCGATGCCACCCTGACAGGACGAGGCAACTCGGTCGCCGCGCTGCTGGGATCGAGCGATGGCGAGCTCCAGCTTCTGATCGAACAGGGCCGCATCAGTCGCAATCTGATGGAGCTTGCCGGCCTCAACGTGGGCAACTATCTCATCGGTGAGCTGTTTGGCGATGAAGAGGTCGCCATTCACTGCGCCGCAGCCGACCTCCAGTTCAATGATGGCATGGTACGTCCGCGGATATTCACCATCGATACCGACAATGCCATCATCAACGTGGAAGGCGCGGTGAATCTGGCCAGCGAACAGATGGATCTGACCATCAAACCGGAGAGCAAGGGCTTTCGCATTTTCACCCTGCGCACGCCGCTTTATGTCAGTGGCACCTTCAAGAACCCGTCGCCGGGTGTGGAAGCCGCACCATTGATTGCCCGTGGCGCGGCCGCCGTGGCACTTGGCACACTGGCGGCGCCGGTAGCCGCCCTGGGTGCGCTGATCTCGCCAAGCGCCGGTGAAAAAAGTCAGTGCGGCGCGCTGATTCAGCGCATGAAAACCGACTGA
- a CDS encoding pyrroloquinoline quinone-dependent dehydrogenase — MDSHRTIARCAGIAGLFAGVLMSAPLMAEQQNTPEQQNTPEQQDTAGQPAASQSDQSNPHANVPLVPDSPTWNSFHGQLNAQKYSPLDQINVDNVGQLEKVWEVHTGDISDGKGDTPATVWSATPVFANDTLYIGTPFYKLIAYDPATGKEKWRFDTQSSREALTQPVLKNRGVAYWEADNPVEGESCQKIVYMGTMDAQLFAIDADTGKPCQNFADNGVLNVDQWNTINPKFPLSLLQPPTIVGDHVIFGWAGKDWAYEEAPAGTVFSVNARTGEREWTFEALPEDVRAKSGTANVWTQMSADEKNGLIYLPVSSPSPNYWGGNRKEDIPLGTSTTALDINTGKVVWSRQWVHHDLWDYDINSAPTLMDITVDGKEIPALVQATKQGFLFVVNRLTGEDVWPIEERPVPQGDGSVEGEVYSPTQPFPTRPAPLLDQSKKPAIWGLADAVGFGQCSRLWDKLTYEGMYTPPTTRGEGALAYPDSAGGVQWGGVAFDPVSQTAIVNTSHIVQTIKLYNREDYKKADNGSGNESGFAPQEGAPYGMRLNVARNWLGMPCWEPPFGELVAIDMHTGDVKWRKPVGASQQFGFFMPERWGSPTIGGPAVTAGGVVFIGASMDAKARAYSLDTGEELWEDQTEAPVVANPAVYEYKGRQYVAFVAGGNTILKDQVGDQIAVYALPEDKK; from the coding sequence ATGGACAGCCATAGAACCATTGCAAGATGCGCGGGTATTGCGGGTCTGTTTGCCGGTGTACTGATGTCTGCGCCGCTGATGGCCGAGCAGCAAAATACGCCCGAGCAGCAAAACACGCCTGAACAGCAGGACACCGCCGGGCAGCCGGCCGCGTCGCAAAGCGACCAGAGCAACCCGCATGCCAATGTTCCGCTGGTGCCGGACTCGCCGACCTGGAACAGCTTTCACGGTCAGCTCAACGCCCAGAAATACAGCCCGCTGGATCAGATCAACGTCGATAACGTTGGTCAGCTCGAAAAGGTATGGGAAGTTCATACCGGCGATATTTCCGATGGCAAGGGCGATACACCGGCCACGGTCTGGTCGGCCACACCGGTCTTTGCCAATGACACGCTCTATATCGGTACGCCGTTTTACAAGCTGATCGCCTACGATCCCGCCACCGGCAAGGAAAAGTGGCGCTTTGATACGCAGTCCTCCAGGGAAGCGCTGACCCAGCCCGTGCTCAAGAACCGCGGCGTGGCCTACTGGGAAGCTGACAACCCGGTCGAGGGCGAGTCGTGCCAGAAGATCGTCTATATGGGCACCATGGACGCTCAGCTGTTTGCCATTGACGCTGATACCGGCAAGCCGTGTCAGAATTTCGCCGACAACGGCGTACTCAATGTCGATCAGTGGAACACCATCAATCCCAAGTTCCCGCTGTCGCTTCTGCAGCCGCCGACCATCGTGGGTGACCACGTGATCTTCGGCTGGGCCGGCAAGGACTGGGCCTACGAGGAAGCGCCGGCCGGTACGGTCTTTTCGGTCAACGCGCGCACCGGTGAGCGGGAGTGGACCTTTGAGGCCCTGCCGGAAGATGTTCGCGCGAAAAGCGGTACCGCCAACGTCTGGACACAGATGTCGGCCGATGAGAAAAACGGTCTGATCTATCTGCCCGTTTCCTCGCCGTCGCCCAACTACTGGGGTGGTAACCGCAAGGAAGATATTCCGCTGGGGACTTCTACCACGGCGCTGGATATCAATACCGGCAAGGTGGTCTGGTCGCGTCAGTGGGTGCATCACGACCTGTGGGACTACGACATCAACTCCGCGCCGACGCTGATGGACATTACCGTCGACGGCAAGGAGATCCCGGCACTGGTGCAGGCCACCAAGCAGGGCTTTTTGTTCGTGGTCAATCGCCTGACCGGCGAGGATGTCTGGCCGATCGAAGAGCGTCCGGTTCCCCAGGGTGACGGCAGCGTCGAAGGCGAAGTCTATTCGCCGACCCAGCCCTTCCCGACCAGGCCGGCCCCGCTGCTGGATCAGTCCAAAAAGCCCGCCATCTGGGGTCTGGCAGATGCTGTCGGCTTTGGTCAGTGTTCGCGTCTGTGGGACAAGCTGACCTATGAAGGCATGTACACGCCGCCCACCACCCGTGGTGAAGGGGCGCTGGCCTATCCTGACAGTGCCGGTGGCGTCCAGTGGGGCGGTGTGGCGTTTGATCCCGTCAGTCAGACGGCAATCGTCAATACCTCGCACATTGTTCAGACCATCAAGCTCTACAATCGCGAAGACTATAAAAAGGCCGATAACGGTTCAGGCAATGAAAGCGGATTCGCACCGCAGGAAGGCGCGCCCTACGGCATGCGTCTGAATGTGGCCCGTAACTGGCTGGGTATGCCCTGCTGGGAGCCGCCCTTTGGTGAGCTCGTCGCCATCGACATGCACACCGGTGATGTCAAGTGGCGCAAGCCGGTCGGCGCCTCGCAGCAGTTCGGCTTCTTCATGCCGGAGCGCTGGGGTTCCCCCACCATTGGTGGTCCGGCCGTGACGGCGGGTGGTGTGGTCTTCATCGGTGCCTCCATGGATGCCAAGGCTCGTGCCTACTCGCTTGATACCGGCGAAGAGCTCTGGGAAGACCAGACCGAGGCCCCGGTAGTCGCCAACCCGGCCGTGTATGAATACAAGGGTCGTCAGTACGTCGCCTTTGTGGCCGGCGGCAACACCATCCTCAAGGATCAGGTGGGCGATCAGATTGCGGTTTACGCGCTGCCGGAAGACAAGAAGTAA
- the glmS gene encoding glutamine--fructose-6-phosphate transaminase (isomerizing), giving the protein MCGIVGAVADRQVQNILLEGLKRLEYRGYDSAGMAVLSADARLSRQRAVGKVAALEEKLLANGLRGHVGIAHTRWATHGRPSENNAHPHQSGDSLAVVHNGIIENYELLKAELEGQGYVFLSETDTEVIAHLMSREVSRHDDLLSAFQHVVEMLDGAYALAVTHADYPDQIVGARKGSPLVVGVGIDEAFLASDPLALLQVTDRFIYLQEGDVARLTVGGGIEIFNAGQSVERPSSVFEHGDGAISRGDYRHFMLKEIHEQSQVIANTLEGRLGDRHVFTRILGAEADDLLDRVKNIQIIACGTSYHAGMVARYWLEKLAGVPTQVEVASEYRYREVVVPDGTLFVTLSQSGETADTLAALRYASQKGGYLASLAICNVPGSSLVRESDLTLMTQAGPEIGVASTKAFTTQLVALLLLTLALRHVRQGDDEVQARLVNALRELPRLITRGLALDGAIETMSAAFAEKHHALFLGRGTMFPIALEGALKLKEISYIHAEAYPAGELKHGPLALVDSDMPVIAVAPNDELLEKLKSNLQEVRARGGELFVFADEHVAINESEGVHVLRMPAVDDVIAPILYTLPLQLLSYHVAVLKGTDVDQPRNLAKSVTVE; this is encoded by the coding sequence ATGTGTGGCATTGTAGGCGCGGTCGCTGACCGTCAGGTACAAAATATCCTGCTTGAGGGTCTCAAGCGTCTTGAGTATCGCGGCTATGACAGCGCCGGCATGGCTGTTCTGTCAGCCGATGCGCGCCTGTCGCGTCAGCGCGCGGTCGGCAAGGTGGCGGCGCTGGAAGAAAAGCTGCTGGCCAATGGCCTGCGCGGCCATGTCGGCATCGCCCATACCCGCTGGGCCACGCATGGTCGTCCGAGCGAGAACAATGCCCACCCGCACCAGTCCGGTGACAGCCTGGCGGTCGTTCATAACGGCATCATCGAAAACTATGAACTGCTCAAGGCCGAGCTTGAAGGTCAGGGCTACGTGTTTCTTTCCGAAACCGATACCGAAGTGATCGCGCATCTGATGTCGCGCGAAGTCTCGCGTCATGATGACCTGCTGTCTGCCTTCCAGCACGTGGTCGAGATGCTCGACGGTGCCTACGCGCTGGCCGTGACCCATGCCGACTACCCCGACCAGATTGTGGGCGCGCGCAAGGGCAGCCCGCTGGTGGTTGGCGTGGGCATCGATGAAGCCTTCCTGGCTTCCGATCCGCTGGCGCTGTTGCAGGTGACCGATCGCTTCATCTACCTGCAGGAAGGCGATGTGGCACGTCTGACTGTCGGCGGTGGTATCGAGATTTTCAACGCCGGTCAAAGTGTCGAGCGCCCCAGCTCGGTCTTCGAACACGGGGATGGGGCCATCTCGCGCGGTGACTATCGCCACTTCATGCTCAAGGAAATCCACGAGCAGTCTCAGGTCATCGCCAATACCCTGGAAGGCCGTCTGGGCGATCGCCACGTCTTTACCCGCATTCTGGGCGCTGAAGCCGACGACCTCCTCGACCGCGTCAAGAACATCCAGATCATCGCCTGTGGTACCAGCTATCACGCCGGCATGGTCGCGCGTTACTGGCTGGAAAAGCTGGCGGGCGTGCCGACCCAGGTCGAAGTGGCCTCCGAGTATCGCTATCGTGAAGTGGTCGTCCCCGACGGTACGCTGTTTGTCACGCTCTCCCAGTCCGGCGAGACGGCCGATACGCTGGCAGCGCTGCGTTATGCTTCTCAAAAGGGCGGCTATCTGGCCAGCCTTGCCATCTGCAACGTGCCGGGCAGCTCACTGGTTCGCGAATCCGACCTGACCCTGATGACTCAGGCCGGTCCGGAGATCGGTGTGGCCTCCACCAAGGCCTTCACTACTCAGCTGGTGGCCCTGCTGCTGCTCACTCTGGCCCTGCGCCATGTTCGCCAGGGTGATGATGAGGTGCAGGCTCGTCTGGTCAACGCGCTGCGTGAGCTGCCGCGTCTGATCACGCGCGGTCTGGCACTCGACGGTGCCATCGAGACGATGTCAGCGGCCTTTGCCGAAAAGCATCATGCGCTGTTTCTGGGACGCGGCACCATGTTCCCGATCGCGCTGGAAGGGGCGCTCAAGCTCAAGGAAATTTCCTATATCCACGCCGAAGCCTACCCGGCCGGTGAGCTCAAGCACGGCCCGCTGGCGCTGGTCGACAGCGACATGCCGGTCATCGCAGTGGCGCCCAACGACGAACTGCTGGAAAAGCTCAAGTCCAACCTGCAGGAAGTCCGCGCCCGTGGCGGTGAACTTTTCGTCTTTGCCGATGAGCATGTGGCGATTAACGAAAGCGAAGGCGTTCATGTGCTGCGCATGCCGGCTGTCGATGACGTGATTGCCCCGATTCTTTATACCCTGCCGCTTCAGCTGCTCTCCTATCACGTGGCCGTGCTCAAGGGCACCGACGTGGATCAGCCGCGTAATCTGGCCAAGAGTGTCACCGTCGAATAA